The following is a genomic window from Methanobacterium sp..
TTGCCTCAACTAGAGCATCATGAACTCCATCTAATATTGCCTTTTTATATTTTTCGGATTTTCCTTTTCTTATCTCTATTTTAACAAGGGGGCCATTTTAACAACCTTTAAAAAATCTTTTCACTATACCTTTTGGTATATTTTCTATTATTGAATTTTTTTAGATATTATTGGCTCATTGTATTTAATTTTTTGATATTTATTCTTTATTTCATTATACTGTGAATAATAAACCCAGAATAAAT
Proteins encoded in this region:
- a CDS encoding tautomerase family protein, which produces MEIRKGKSEKYKKAILDGVHDALVEA